In Drosophila innubila isolate TH190305 chromosome 2R unlocalized genomic scaffold, UK_Dinn_1.0 1_C_2R, whole genome shotgun sequence, the following are encoded in one genomic region:
- the LOC117784734 gene encoding uncharacterized protein LOC117784734: MAKEVITTDQLKYYRLVSNNDQRSKDRWVKCFSWYPGRQTIEFSRIPQIYCDSRHRYGDEVFLKYARSKRLNNKHTIVISPEDAANALENAEVDNAPNVNGEAKVPPTTNGEYGRFKPTKMHYC, translated from the coding sequence ATGGCAAAGGAAGTTATTACTACGGATCAGTTGAAATATTATCGTTTGGTATCCAACAATGATCAAAGATCGAAAGATCGTTGGGTAAAATGCTTCAGTTGGTATCCGGGCCGGCAGACCATCGAGTTTAGTCGTATTCCTCAGATCTACTGCGACAGTCGTCACAGATATGGTGATGAGGTTTTTCTAAAATACGCTCGTAGCAAACggttaaacaataaacatacCATTGTCATCTCTCCTGAGGATGCTGCAAATGCATTGGAGAATGCTGAAGTCGATAACGCTCCCAATGTGAATGGTGAAGCCAAGGTACCGCCTACAACTAACGGGGAATATGGGCGTTTCAAGCCGACCAAAATGCACTATTGCTAA
- the LOC117783989 gene encoding origin recognition complex subunit 4 produces the protein MPDAGQEVIKIRRFLKERLQRDYTTLRGYKAERSNVRQLLQRTAEMGESNSLLLIGPRGAGKTTLINAVLTDLLEIKTFVDNTLIVHLDGNLHTDDRIALKSITVQMRLENAADGKVFGSFAENLAFLLQCLKAGDKKSKSVVFVLEEFDLFCTHHNQTLLYNLFDVSQSAQAPICVLGVTCRLDVIELLEKRVKSRFSHRQVFLFPSAHKFDEYSALFQQLMCIPSSKELKLDADRLDSLELFKSEAFTFQRNHFDGIEYTIDKRLVENWNKEISKLIKSPAVQKTLQTLYDFDISEAFLKMFIFRLVAQLKPESPHITAEQVTALASQYECDDKVDLLCGLSVLELCLIIAIKHHSTIYDRDPFNFEIIFGRFNKFAKVSTTMQGVERAIVLKAFEHLRVVELIMPLSNSGLGKVQKEFEMHKMALTYGQIQQAVQRYQALPTEVAQWAQSSLI, from the exons atgccCGACGCTGGACAGGAGGTAATCAAAATCCGTCGTTTTCTAAAGGAGCGACTGCAACGCGACTACACAACACTACGCGGCTATAAAGCCGAGCGTTCCAATGTGCGCCAACTACTGCAGCGCACCGCGGAAATGGGAGAATCAAATTCGTTGCTCTTGATAGGACCGCGCGGAGCTGGTAAAACTACA CTAATTAATGCTGTGCTCACGGATTTACTTGAAATCAAAACGTTTGTGGACAACACGCTAATTGTGCATCTCGATGGAAATCTGCATACAGACGATCGCATCGCACTGAAATCCATTACAGTTCAAATGCGCTTGGAGAATGCAGCAGACGGGAAGGTATTCGGTTCTTTTGCAGAAAATCTAGCTTTTCTACTGCAGTGCCTCAAAGCCGGCGACAAGAAGTCCAAGAGCGTTGTCTTCGTATTGGAGGAATTCGATCTATTCTGCACACATCACAATCAAACCTTGCTGTACAATCTATTTGATGTATCACAGTCGGCTCAGGCGCCCATTTGTGTGCTTGGAGTGACCTGTCGGCTGGACGTCATTGAGCTTCTCGAGAAACGTGTTAAATCGAGATTTTCACATAG GCAAGTGTTCCTGTTTCCCAGTGCTCATAAATTCGACGAGTATTCAGCACTCTTCCAGCAGCTAATGTGCATACCAAGCAGCAAGGAGCTCAAATTAGATGCTGATCGCCTTGACAGTCTTGAACTGTTCAAATCTGAGGCGTTCACATTTCAGCGAAATCATTTCGATGGAATTGAGTACACAATCGACAAGAGATTGGTCGAGAACTGGAACAAGGAGATTTCGAAGCTCATCAAGAGTCCTGCGGTACAGAAAACCCTTCAAACGCTTTACGATTTCGATATAAGTGAAGCATTtctgaaaatgtttatatttcgCCTGGTCGCACAGCTAAAACCCGAGTCGCCTCACATAACTGCCGAGCAGGTCACAGCATTGGCCAGTCAATACGAATGCGATGACAAAGTTGATCTGCTCTGTGGTCTCTCTGTGCTCGAACTGTGCCTTATCATTGCCATCAAGCATCATTCCACCATCTACGACAGGGATCCATTCAATTTCGAAATAATATTTGGGCGCTTCAACAAGTTTGCCAAGGTATCCACCACAATGCAGGGAGTTGAACGTGCCATTGTACTCAAAGCCTTTGAACACTTGCGAGTTGTGGAGCTAATCATGCCCTTGTCAAACAGCGGACTCGGCAAGGTCCAAAAGGAGTTCGAAATGCATAAAATGGCTCTAACATATGGACAAATACAGCAGGCTGTTCAGCGTTATCAGGCATTGCCCACCGAAGTTGCCCAATGGGCACAGAGTTCGCTGATCTGA
- the LOC117783990 gene encoding uncharacterized protein LOC117783990, whose translation MRSLTILVFAVLLLVELFCTGSADESPGFFLKITKNVPRLGKRTESFVMKNMKTIPRIGRSQAQSSASPLLAWLWNSDIDAIEPQLSKRRLPTNGGGATVEQELNVVQPVNSNTLLDLLDRNAIPTEHVKFVHWKDFDRALQSDNELYAKVIHLGRDPDQRLKQDLSFSSYIPIPGSGDDQSPDFMLYSQDDRDLYGSTSRFDRNFMRYNHL comes from the exons ATGAGATCACTCACTATTCTGGTGTTTGCCGTGTTGCTTCTGGTTGAGCTCTTCTGCACTGGTAGTGCCGATGAAAGTCCCGGCTTCTTTCTGAAGATTACCAAAAACGTACCACGTCTGGGCAAGCGTACTGAAAGTTTCGTCATGAAGAACATGAAGACCATACCCCGCATTGGACGCAGTCAGGCTCAA TCCTCTGCCAGCCCACTTCTGGCTTGGTTATGGAATTCTGACATTGATGCGATTGAACCGCAGCTAAGTAAGCGACGTCTGCCCACTAATGGAGGCGGGGCCACCGTGGAGCAGGAACTGAACGTAGTGCAGCCCGTTAATTCGAATACACTCCTTGATCTATTGGACCGAAACGCTATACCCACAGAGCATGTCAAATTCGTACACTGGAAGGACTTTGATCGTGCCCTGCAGTCGGACAATGAGCTGTATGCGAAGGTTATTCATCTAGGACGGGATCCGGATCAGCGCCTGAAACAGGATCTCAGCTTTAGCAGCTATATACCAATCCCTGGATCTGGCGATGATCAGAGTCCAGATTTTATGCTATACAGCCAGGACGATAGAGACTTATATGGCAGTACCAGTCGCTTTGATCGCAATTTCATGCGTTACAATCATTTGTAG
- the LOC117784921 gene encoding rhythmically expressed gene 5 protein produces the protein MTHVARVIFACCLLSALTIQMSSASAIPIWEFLSRNEKMSYLYSTFAQLVSVHCKSTVGGGLPVNQCKHNLLGYGYEKLQTFSDAQLESLDPYQRDANELIWSSIMRDHPSATLITTRKPQAALPTPPASSLIILTHQQPPQQNPLFDGSNSGSSSEHKHKYAMDMDMSYGYGSEQSPGVQQSSELPVAAALTAEPPQTYLSGPLVIRLRPDGTPVEEDKNRPLPRDDDLETYRLSNSGNIPRPNRHRKIATISALKQQHFAAIALQRELQPPHPHQVRRQFRQTQSQSQPQPHLQPLVSSGYYYGKGQA, from the exons ATGACGCACGTTGCAAGAGTAATCTTTGCCTGCTGCCTTCTCAGCGCTCTGACCATCCAAATGAGCTCAGCCTCGGCTATACCTATTTGGGAGTTTTTGTCGCGCAATGAAAAG ATGTCTTACCTATACTCGACGTTCGCCCAACTGGTTAGCGTGCATTGCAAGTCAACGGTGGGCGGTGGCCTCCCAGTAAACCAGTGCAAGCACAATCTGCTTGGTTATGGCTATGAGAAATTGCAAACATTCTCCGATGCGCAACTGGAGTCACTTGATCCGTATCAGCGTGATGCCAATGAGCTGA TCTGGTCATCGATTATGCGGGATCATCCCAGCGCTACATTGATAACCACACGCAAACCACAAGCTGCATTGCCCACGCCTCCAGCCTCCTCGCTAATCATACTCACCCATCAGCAGCCACCGCAGCAGAATCCACTTTTTGATGGCAGcaacagtggcagcagcagcgagcACAAGCACAAATATGCCATGGATATGGACATGTCCTATGGCTATGGCAGCGAACAGAGTCCGGGTGTTCAGCAGTCAAGCGAGCTGCCTGTTGCCGCCGCCCTAACAGCTGAGCCACCACAAACATATCTAAGTGGACCACTGGTCATTCGCCTGCGTCCCGACGGCACACCTGTTGAGGAGGATAAAAATCGTCCGCTGCCGCGTGACGATGATCTGGAAACCTATCGCCTGTCAAACAGTGGCAACATCCCACGTCCCAACAGACATCGCAAGATTGCTACCATTAGTGCACTCAAGCAGCAACACTTTGCGGCCATTGCTCTGCAGAGAGAGCTGCAACCACCTCATCCTCACCAAGTGCGACGTCAGTTCCGCCAGACACAGTCGCAATCCCAGCCCCAGCCCCATCTCCAGCCCCTCGTCAGCTCTGGCTACTACTACGGCAAGGGGCAGGCGTAA
- the LOC117783518 gene encoding NF-kappa-B essential modulator isoform X1 gives MSEEESFVILGSSPVPSLCSHGNSLLHDALEHDGDTVEETSKPNEIVAASAILIQQSNIPDLTKEEQKLESSLPTTLPSEQNSLAASFLMGDVNPDVLKNSVYSQFPSLCSMQACAEDVVKLQTMMTEYMALKQTLDKVNYTMQEYYKITQQWRKEAANREEEYKEKLQECQTQIDKLTDENRQLKKEVDINLEQMRLVEDIRQKEHDELRQSVSEKSSLINNMRVEIDKLQQHQVPSFEYVPDVGKGPEGEYIKRDEHELQVADLRRQMSSLLAENLEINDMKKTYIEEINCLKVNLTSKEELLNVMRADINNLKAKDVQKEDEIENLKTQIEIYRRDFEMERADREKNAGEKEQYLVDLRALQRRNQELIEALAEAHKSKKSSLTPSTSASTSASVSSKSSLRDEQRPVRVLDPTGAAAKTADAKLRCPICSKPFYALTVLQSHVNDCLDKN, from the exons ATGAGTGAAGAGGAATCATTCGTTATTTTGGGCAGTTCCCCTGTGCCGTCGCTCTGCTCTCACGGTAATTCCCTACTTCACGATGCACTCGAACACGATGGGGACACTGTGGAGGAAACGTCCAAACCAAATGAGattgttgctgcctctgccaTATTGATTCAGCAAAGCAATATTCCGGACTTGAcaaaagaagaacaaaaacTGGAGAGCAGCTTACCCACAACATTGCCTTCCGAACAAAATTCTTTGGCCGCCAGTTTCTTAATGGGTGATGTTAATCCCGACGTGCTTAAG AACAGCGTCTACTCCCAATTTCCCAGCTTATGCTCGATGCAGGCATGTGCCGAGGATGTTGTAAAACTACAAACTATGATGACCGAATATATGGCATTGAAAC AAACTTTGGATAAAGTCAATTATACGATGCaggaatattataaaattacacaGCAGTGGCGAAAGGAGGCAGCAAACCGAGAAGAAGAATATAAGGAGAAATTACAGGAATGCCAAACGCAGATTGATAAGTTAACTGACGAAAATCGTCAGCTGAAAAAGGAGGTTGACATAAACTTGGAGCAGATGCGTCTGGTTGAAGATATACGCCAAAAGGAGCACGATGAACTTAGACAAAGTGTGTCGGAAAAATCTTCCCTAATAAACAATATGCGTGTTGAAATTGATAAGCTGCAACAACACCAAGTG cCGTCCTTTGAGTACGTTCCTGATGTTGGCAAAGGGCCAGAAGGGGAATATATTAAACGGGATGAACACGAGCTTCAAGTTGCGGATCTGCGAAGACAGATGTCATCATTGTTGGCCGAAAACTTGGAAATTAACGATATG aaaaaaacatatatcGAAGAAATAAACTGCTTGAAGGTAAACTTGACAAGTAAAGAAGAGTTACTCAATGTTATGCGTGCCGATATCAACAATCTGAAAGCCAAAGATGTGCAGAAAGAAGATGAAATCGAAAACTTGAAGacgcaaattgaaatttacagACGTGATTTCGAAATGGAGCGCGCTGATCGTGAAAAGAACGCTGGCGAAAAGGAACAATATCTAGTGGATTTGCGAGCATTACAAAGACGCAACCAAGAACTCATCGAGGCTCTGGCTGAAGCGCACAAGAGCAAAAAGTCCAGCTTAACACCGTCAACATCAGCATCCACATCAGCATCAGTCTCAAGCAAAAGCAGCCTACGAGATGAACAGAGACCAGTGAGA GTCTTGGATCCAACAGGTGCAGCTGCTAAGACCGCGGATGCTAAACTGCGCTGTCCCATCTGTTCAAAGCCGTTTTACGCTCTTACTGTCCTGCAAAGTCATGTTAATGACTGTCTGGATAAGAATTAA
- the LOC117783518 gene encoding NF-kappa-B essential modulator isoform X2 — protein sequence MSEEESFVILGSSPVPSLCSHGNSLLHDALEHDGDTVEETSKPNEIVAASAILIQQSNIPDLTKEEQKLESSLPTTLPSEQNSLAASFLMGDVNPDVLKNSVYSQFPSLCSMQACAEDVVKLQTMMTEYMALKQTLDKVNYTMQEYYKITQQWRKEAANREEEYKEKLQECQTQIDKLTDENRQLKKEVDINLEQMRLVEDIRQKEHDELRQSVSEKSSLINNMRVEIDKLQQHQVPSFEYVPDVGKGPEGEYIKRDEHELQVADLRRQMSSLLAENLEINDMKKTYIEEINCLKVNLTSKEELLNVMRADINNLKAKDVQKEDEIENLKTQIEIYRRDFEMERADREKNAGEKEQYLVDLRALQRRNQELIEALAEAHKSKKSSLTPSTSASTSASVSSKSSLRDEQRPVLDPTGAAAKTADAKLRCPICSKPFYALTVLQSHVNDCLDKN from the exons ATGAGTGAAGAGGAATCATTCGTTATTTTGGGCAGTTCCCCTGTGCCGTCGCTCTGCTCTCACGGTAATTCCCTACTTCACGATGCACTCGAACACGATGGGGACACTGTGGAGGAAACGTCCAAACCAAATGAGattgttgctgcctctgccaTATTGATTCAGCAAAGCAATATTCCGGACTTGAcaaaagaagaacaaaaacTGGAGAGCAGCTTACCCACAACATTGCCTTCCGAACAAAATTCTTTGGCCGCCAGTTTCTTAATGGGTGATGTTAATCCCGACGTGCTTAAG AACAGCGTCTACTCCCAATTTCCCAGCTTATGCTCGATGCAGGCATGTGCCGAGGATGTTGTAAAACTACAAACTATGATGACCGAATATATGGCATTGAAAC AAACTTTGGATAAAGTCAATTATACGATGCaggaatattataaaattacacaGCAGTGGCGAAAGGAGGCAGCAAACCGAGAAGAAGAATATAAGGAGAAATTACAGGAATGCCAAACGCAGATTGATAAGTTAACTGACGAAAATCGTCAGCTGAAAAAGGAGGTTGACATAAACTTGGAGCAGATGCGTCTGGTTGAAGATATACGCCAAAAGGAGCACGATGAACTTAGACAAAGTGTGTCGGAAAAATCTTCCCTAATAAACAATATGCGTGTTGAAATTGATAAGCTGCAACAACACCAAGTG cCGTCCTTTGAGTACGTTCCTGATGTTGGCAAAGGGCCAGAAGGGGAATATATTAAACGGGATGAACACGAGCTTCAAGTTGCGGATCTGCGAAGACAGATGTCATCATTGTTGGCCGAAAACTTGGAAATTAACGATATG aaaaaaacatatatcGAAGAAATAAACTGCTTGAAGGTAAACTTGACAAGTAAAGAAGAGTTACTCAATGTTATGCGTGCCGATATCAACAATCTGAAAGCCAAAGATGTGCAGAAAGAAGATGAAATCGAAAACTTGAAGacgcaaattgaaatttacagACGTGATTTCGAAATGGAGCGCGCTGATCGTGAAAAGAACGCTGGCGAAAAGGAACAATATCTAGTGGATTTGCGAGCATTACAAAGACGCAACCAAGAACTCATCGAGGCTCTGGCTGAAGCGCACAAGAGCAAAAAGTCCAGCTTAACACCGTCAACATCAGCATCCACATCAGCATCAGTCTCAAGCAAAAGCAGCCTACGAGATGAACAGAGACCA GTCTTGGATCCAACAGGTGCAGCTGCTAAGACCGCGGATGCTAAACTGCGCTGTCCCATCTGTTCAAAGCCGTTTTACGCTCTTACTGTCCTGCAAAGTCATGTTAATGACTGTCTGGATAAGAATTAA